A window of Bradyrhizobium sp. AZCC 1610 contains these coding sequences:
- a CDS encoding NYN domain-containing protein, with amino-acid sequence MPSETRSPRLAVLIDADNASAKIADGLFEEIAKIGEASVRRIYGDFSNARSKGWSDILSKHAIIPQQQFAYTTGKNASDITLVIDAMDLLHSGRFDGFCLVSSDSDFTRLAARIREHGVDVFGFGAQKTPESFRQACRRFFYTENLLGGTANIQDAASKSQPLQSPDEATSIIKKVIAQMESEDGWVDLGEVGKRITNLAPDFDSRTFGSRKLSDLVRKTNSFEIEPKGGAMRIRIKPPAGSPPKTRTARKPAG; translated from the coding sequence ATGCCTTCTGAAACTCGCTCGCCCCGTCTCGCTGTTCTGATCGATGCCGACAATGCGTCCGCAAAGATTGCGGACGGGTTGTTCGAGGAGATTGCCAAGATCGGGGAGGCCAGCGTTCGCCGTATCTACGGCGACTTCTCCAATGCCCGATCCAAGGGCTGGTCCGACATTCTGTCGAAACATGCCATCATACCCCAGCAGCAGTTCGCCTATACGACCGGAAAGAATGCGTCCGACATAACCCTCGTCATTGACGCGATGGACCTGCTTCACAGCGGTCGGTTCGACGGATTCTGTCTGGTATCTTCCGACAGCGATTTTACGCGACTTGCCGCCCGCATCCGGGAGCACGGCGTCGATGTGTTCGGGTTCGGCGCGCAGAAGACGCCGGAAAGCTTCAGGCAGGCCTGCCGAAGATTCTTCTATACCGAGAACCTGCTTGGCGGCACGGCCAACATTCAGGATGCCGCCTCGAAGTCGCAGCCGCTGCAATCCCCTGATGAAGCCACCTCCATCATCAAGAAGGTCATCGCCCAGATGGAAAGCGAAGACGGGTGGGTCGATCTTGGGGAGGTCGGAAAACGGATTACCAACCTGGCCCCCGATTTCGATTCGAGGACCTTCGGCTCCCGCAAGCTGAGCGACCTCGTGCGAAAGACAAATTCTTTCGAGATCGAGCCCAAGGGCGGAGCCATGCGAATTCGGATCAAGCCGCCGGCCGGATCACCGCCGAAGACGCGAACCGCTCGAAAACCTGCGGGCTGA
- a CDS encoding aminoglycoside phosphotransferase, translating to MTQPIPEAIQAERLTAALRRTGVLGEAHVSDVTVESSRDTILSRIIRVRLMYSVPTDDAPHSLIFKTCHPDRVGDALHAGRQEVAFYDQIAPLMVTNIVPRCFEAYRDAETSAWHLLLEDLTETHAVPTQWPLPPTRQQCGAIVRAHARLHASWWDSPRLGVSVGTWLDPEAMDRQMQLVANDFQRFADRAGDLLSRERRRLYEQLLGSAPRLLQRYHSHRNFTITQGDAHVWNTFLPRDHQSDDARLFDWDSWRLDVASRDLAYMIAMHWYPDRRQAMERSLLDEYHETLVAHGVQGYDRHVLEADYRLSVLWQITTPVWQAVNNIPAVIWWNGLERIMLAVDDLDCRSLLT from the coding sequence ATGACGCAACCGATTCCAGAAGCGATCCAGGCTGAGCGTCTCACCGCGGCACTCCGCCGAACTGGCGTGCTTGGCGAGGCTCACGTCAGCGATGTCACGGTCGAAAGCTCCCGCGATACCATCCTCTCTCGAATTATTCGGGTACGCTTGATGTACAGTGTACCGACCGACGACGCCCCACACTCCCTCATCTTCAAGACTTGTCACCCTGATCGCGTCGGAGATGCGCTGCATGCCGGCCGTCAGGAGGTCGCGTTTTATGATCAGATTGCGCCACTGATGGTGACCAACATAGTGCCTCGCTGTTTCGAGGCGTATCGCGATGCAGAGACGAGCGCGTGGCATCTCCTCCTTGAGGACCTCACAGAAACCCACGCCGTTCCGACGCAGTGGCCGCTGCCGCCCACAAGGCAGCAATGTGGAGCAATCGTTCGAGCGCACGCTCGCCTCCATGCTTCTTGGTGGGACAGCCCGCGACTCGGTGTCTCCGTAGGGACGTGGCTCGATCCCGAGGCCATGGATCGGCAGATGCAGCTTGTCGCGAACGACTTCCAACGTTTTGCTGATCGCGCGGGTGACCTACTGTCACGCGAGCGGCGCCGGCTCTATGAACAATTGCTCGGCTCTGCACCTCGTCTGCTTCAGCGCTATCACTCCCATCGAAACTTTACGATCACCCAAGGCGACGCGCATGTTTGGAATACGTTTTTGCCGCGAGACCATCAGTCCGACGATGCTCGACTGTTCGACTGGGACAGCTGGCGCCTCGATGTCGCATCGCGGGACCTTGCCTACATGATCGCGATGCACTGGTATCCTGACCGTCGACAAGCGATGGAACGTTCACTTCTCGACGAATACCACGAGACGCTGGTTGCTCACGGGGTCCAGGGCTACGATCGACATGTGCTCGAAGCCGATTATCGATTGTCGGTGCTTTGGCAAATTACGACGCCCGTGTGGCAAGCTGTGAACAATATCCCCGCCGTGATCTGGTGGAATGGTCTTGAACGCATCATGCTTGCCGTCGATGATCTCGATTGCAGGTCGCTACTTACCTGA
- a CDS encoding ketopantoate reductase family protein codes for MGRKIAIVGAGAVGGYAGAHMVQAGEDVTFIDPWPEHVEHMRKHGLRVTHAMDISEFQVPVRALHVTDAQQLAKEKPVEIAFVCMKSYDTAWATMLIQQYLAADGYVVSLQNCMNEETIAGIVGWGKTLGCIASSITVNLPEAGHIHRGAGKGGAAHTVFRAGEVHGRITPRAEEVCRLVGYSDSAKVTDNLWGERWSKLVANVMGNGLSACTGLPGGEILQSEPLRRFSTRLGSEAIRVGQAQGYQLEEILHLPPETIARAGEGDAAAMRVCDEQRFKDAKRTSSQQRPSMGQDMQKGRRTEIEFLNGLVVREGEKVGISCAANAALTDIVKRVERGELSPDPRHITELRLN; via the coding sequence ATGGGCCGAAAGATCGCGATCGTCGGAGCGGGCGCCGTCGGCGGGTATGCCGGTGCCCATATGGTGCAGGCGGGCGAGGATGTCACGTTCATCGATCCCTGGCCCGAGCATGTCGAGCACATGAGGAAGCACGGGCTGCGCGTCACGCACGCCATGGACATCTCGGAATTCCAGGTTCCGGTGCGCGCGCTCCACGTCACGGACGCGCAGCAGCTCGCCAAGGAGAAGCCGGTCGAGATCGCCTTCGTCTGCATGAAGTCCTACGACACGGCCTGGGCCACCATGCTGATCCAGCAATATTTGGCGGCGGACGGCTATGTCGTGTCGCTGCAGAACTGCATGAACGAGGAGACGATTGCCGGCATTGTCGGCTGGGGCAAGACGCTGGGCTGCATTGCCAGCAGCATCACGGTGAACCTGCCGGAGGCCGGCCACATCCACCGCGGCGCCGGCAAGGGCGGGGCGGCGCATACCGTATTCCGCGCGGGCGAAGTGCACGGCCGCATCACGCCGCGGGCGGAAGAGGTCTGCCGCCTGGTCGGCTACTCCGACAGCGCTAAAGTGACGGACAATCTCTGGGGCGAGCGCTGGTCGAAACTGGTCGCCAATGTCATGGGCAACGGGCTCTCCGCCTGCACCGGCCTGCCTGGCGGGGAAATCCTGCAAAGCGAGCCGCTGCGCCGTTTTTCCACGCGGCTAGGGAGCGAAGCGATCCGCGTCGGACAGGCGCAGGGCTATCAACTGGAGGAGATCCTGCATCTGCCGCCGGAGACGATCGCGCGCGCCGGCGAAGGCGACGCGGCCGCGATGCGCGTCTGCGACGAGCAGCGTTTCAAGGATGCCAAGCGCACATCGTCCCAGCAGCGTCCCTCGATGGGGCAGGACATGCAGAAAGGCCGGCGCACCGAGATCGAATTCCTCAACGGTTTGGTGGTACGCGAGGGCGAGAAGGTCGGCATTTCCTGCGCCGCAAATGCCGCGCTGACGGATATCGTCAAGCGGGTGGAGCGTGGCGAGTTGAGTCCAGATCCGCGGCACATCACCGAACTGCGGCTGAACTGA
- a CDS encoding APC family permease, whose translation MTDVPMNAGTLSSGAEPSLRRVMGPWLLLLFIVGDILGTGIYALTGQVAKQVGGIVWLPFVVAFVVALVTAFSYLELVTKYPKAAGAALYTHKAFGIHFVTFIVAFAVMCSGITSASTASRAFAANMSNAMGLNLSGFAITVTGLVFMAIVAAVNFRGVGESVKANVVLTCVELTGLLIIIVIGLWAIGLGQGDVSRIIQFRSTADGSMFWPVIAATTLAFFAMVGFEDSVNMAEECKDPSRHFPRVLLTGLVITGLIYVLVSISAITLVAPEQLAEGETPLLKVVQQGAPNFPLWIFGFITMFAVANSALINMLMASRLVYGMSREHVLPAPLGKVHETRRTPYVAIGFTTLLAFALITFVGEVPALGGTTALLLLCVFTVVNVAVLVLRRDRVDHQHFRTPTILPILGAVFCAFLTGPWTGRAIVQYHVAGVLLAVGVVLWLVTIMVNRMTGVKPAEPDTEHLGHGGPVN comes from the coding sequence ATGACCGATGTCCCAATGAACGCTGGCACTCTATCAAGCGGTGCTGAACCCAGCCTTCGTAGGGTCATGGGGCCCTGGCTGCTCTTGCTGTTCATCGTCGGCGATATTCTCGGCACCGGAATCTACGCGCTCACGGGCCAGGTGGCGAAGCAAGTCGGCGGCATTGTATGGCTGCCTTTTGTGGTTGCGTTTGTGGTCGCCCTCGTGACCGCGTTCAGCTATCTCGAGCTGGTCACGAAATATCCGAAAGCCGCGGGCGCGGCTCTCTACACCCACAAAGCTTTTGGCATCCATTTTGTCACGTTCATCGTTGCATTTGCGGTGATGTGCTCAGGTATCACCTCGGCATCGACTGCATCCCGGGCTTTCGCCGCGAACATGTCGAATGCGATGGGGCTCAATCTGTCGGGCTTTGCCATTACGGTCACTGGTCTCGTTTTCATGGCAATCGTTGCTGCGGTCAATTTCCGCGGCGTCGGCGAAAGTGTGAAGGCTAACGTCGTCCTCACCTGTGTGGAGCTGACGGGGCTGTTGATTATTATCGTAATCGGCCTTTGGGCGATCGGGTTGGGCCAAGGCGATGTCTCGCGAATCATTCAGTTTCGTTCGACCGCGGACGGCAGCATGTTCTGGCCGGTGATTGCCGCGACCACGCTCGCATTCTTTGCCATGGTAGGCTTCGAGGATTCGGTCAATATGGCCGAGGAATGCAAGGATCCAAGCCGTCACTTTCCAAGGGTCTTGCTTACCGGCCTTGTGATTACAGGTCTCATCTATGTTCTTGTCTCGATCTCGGCAATCACGCTGGTGGCGCCGGAGCAATTGGCCGAAGGCGAGACACCGCTTCTGAAGGTGGTCCAACAAGGCGCGCCAAATTTTCCACTTTGGATCTTTGGATTCATCACCATGTTTGCCGTGGCCAATAGCGCTCTCATCAATATGCTGATGGCGAGCCGCCTTGTGTATGGCATGAGCCGCGAGCATGTGCTTCCGGCACCGCTTGGCAAAGTACACGAGACGCGGCGGACGCCTTATGTCGCCATTGGCTTCACGACGTTGCTGGCATTTGCCCTGATCACGTTTGTCGGTGAGGTGCCGGCGCTCGGAGGCACCACCGCGCTTCTCCTGTTATGCGTTTTCACGGTGGTGAATGTCGCGGTCCTGGTGCTTCGGCGCGATCGTGTGGATCACCAGCATTTCCGCACGCCAACTATTCTGCCGATCCTGGGGGCTGTGTTTTGCGCTTTCCTCACGGGTCCCTGGACCGGCCGAGCCATTGTTCAGTACCACGTCGCCGGTGTCCTGCTCGCGGTGGGCGTCGTTCTTTGGCTCGTAACAATCATGGTCAACCGGATGACCGGGGTGAAGCCAGCGGAGCCAGATACTGAACATTTAGGTCATGGCGGGCCCGTCAACTAG
- a CDS encoding PepSY domain-containing protein, which produces MRLITSTAILILSVLPALADRAVTEDERAKLVAAVQAEGCLGGKLEMDEDDQQFEVDDAVCADGKKYDLKFDMQMRMKRKNLD; this is translated from the coding sequence ATGCGATTGATCACATCGACTGCGATACTGATCCTATCGGTGCTTCCTGCGCTCGCCGATCGCGCGGTCACTGAAGACGAGCGCGCAAAGCTTGTCGCTGCGGTCCAGGCGGAGGGATGTTTAGGCGGCAAGCTCGAGATGGATGAAGACGACCAGCAGTTTGAGGTCGATGACGCCGTCTGCGCGGACGGCAAGAAGTATGATCTCAAGTTTGATATGCAAATGCGCATGAAACGAAAGAATCTGGACTGA